A section of the Arcobacter roscoffensis genome encodes:
- a CDS encoding HAMP domain-containing sensor histidine kinase yields the protein MGKQTIVKNFRHTIGFLLFKKIFLAYLLFVVLFTSFQIYTEYNFAKKLIKKDLINTEQSFKTVLAKTVWVFDKKKIDEQVQAIIDAKTVKGIVILTPFNEFISVKGKILPKFSKIDKFVFENTTLENIEYDTNLISHSFELKNFENKSEEVLGTVTLFVPKNQIAELTQEAISLILINVIVSALMLWFLFIYFANKLLTEPLNKMIEATNDYDVQEFNEINIEFDDKKHNELNTLAQTFNQMSRRINEAYINMKQLTMIQDKQKHDLENANKYKTDFLANMSHELKTPLNSINVISSVMMKNKDDSLDQKQVQNLKIINNCGNDLLFLINDVLDISKLEAGELTLDYTQVNMCDLMHSIKDMFAPQVQEKNLEFVFNCDSNIGDVYTDPNRVKQIIKNLLSNALKFVKNGEVKLLVKDSENSVEILVKDSGIGIAQEKLDHIFDRFKQADGSTTRKYGGTGLGLSICKELLVLLGGDISVKSKVDVGSIFRVLIPKNKEKVQANTIANDEVSLMSVEKNINNKILLLNNDPVTYLSIVVELNKVYEVTQVTKASDFIKVDNTDEFSLTILDISKLNENEINKTLSNVNNNIVIVYENNLSNLVKEKGFDSFKKPFDKESFIEFINNKKV from the coding sequence ATGGGAAAACAAACAATTGTTAAAAATTTTAGACATACAATAGGTTTTTTACTATTTAAAAAAATATTTTTAGCATATTTACTATTTGTTGTACTATTTACAAGTTTTCAGATTTATACTGAGTATAACTTTGCAAAAAAATTAATCAAAAAAGATTTAATAAACACAGAACAGTCTTTTAAAACTGTATTAGCTAAAACAGTTTGGGTTTTTGATAAAAAGAAAATTGATGAACAAGTACAAGCTATTATAGATGCAAAAACAGTAAAGGGAATAGTAATTCTTACACCTTTTAATGAATTTATTTCAGTAAAAGGAAAAATTTTGCCAAAATTCTCAAAAATTGATAAATTTGTTTTTGAAAACACTACACTAGAAAATATAGAATATGATACAAACTTGATTAGTCATAGTTTTGAACTAAAAAACTTCGAGAATAAATCTGAAGAAGTTTTAGGAACAGTAACTCTTTTTGTTCCCAAAAATCAAATAGCTGAACTAACACAAGAAGCAATATCATTGATTTTAATAAATGTTATTGTTTCAGCTTTAATGTTATGGTTTTTATTTATATATTTTGCGAATAAACTTTTAACTGAACCTTTAAATAAAATGATTGAAGCTACAAATGATTATGATGTTCAAGAATTCAATGAGATTAATATAGAATTTGATGATAAAAAACACAATGAACTAAATACTCTAGCTCAAACATTCAATCAAATGTCAAGAAGAATTAATGAAGCATATATAAATATGAAACAGCTTACGATGATTCAAGATAAGCAAAAACATGATTTAGAAAATGCCAATAAATATAAAACAGATTTTCTTGCAAATATGAGTCATGAACTTAAAACACCACTTAATTCTATAAATGTAATTTCTTCTGTAATGATGAAAAACAAAGATGATAGTTTAGATCAAAAGCAAGTTCAAAATTTAAAAATCATAAATAACTGTGGTAATGACTTATTATTCTTGATAAATGATGTTTTAGATATTTCAAAACTTGAAGCAGGGGAGTTGACTTTAGATTATACTCAAGTGAATATGTGTGATTTGATGCATAGTATTAAAGATATGTTTGCCCCTCAAGTTCAAGAGAAAAATTTAGAATTTGTATTTAATTGTGATAGTAATATAGGGGATGTTTATACAGATCCAAATAGAGTAAAACAAATAATAAAAAATTTACTTAGTAATGCCTTAAAATTTGTAAAAAATGGTGAAGTTAAACTATTAGTAAAAGATAGTGAAAATAGTGTTGAGATTTTAGTTAAAGACTCAGGTATAGGAATAGCTCAAGAAAAACTAGACCATATTTTTGATAGATTTAAACAAGCTGATGGAAGCACTACAAGAAAGTATGGAGGTACAGGACTTGGTTTATCTATTTGTAAAGAGCTTTTAGTATTACTTGGAGGTGACATCTCTGTGAAAAGTAAAGTAGATGTGGGAAGTATATTTAGAGTTCTAATTCCTAAAAACAAAGAAAAAGTTCAAGCAAATACTATAGCAAATGATGAAGTAAGTTTAATGAGTGTTGAAAAAAATATAAATAACAAAATCTTACTTTTAAATAATGACCCAGTTACGTATTTAAGTATTGTAGTTGAACTTAACAAAGTTTATGAGGTTACGCAAGTAACGAAAGCTTCTGATTTCATAAAAGTAGATAATACTGATGAGTTTAGCTTAACTATATTGGATATTAGTAAATTAAACGAAAATGAAATAAATAAAACTTTATCTAATGTAAATAATAATATAGTTATTGTCTATGAAAATAATTTAAGTAACTTAGTAAAAGAAAAAGGTTTTGATTCATTTAAAAAACCTTTTGACAAAGAAAGTTTTATAGAATTTATAAATAATAAAAAGGTTTAA